One window of the Penaeus monodon isolate SGIC_2016 chromosome 1, NSTDA_Pmon_1, whole genome shotgun sequence genome contains the following:
- the LOC119573676 gene encoding uncharacterized protein LOC119573676 has translation MALRVLTEKALALALAVAVAVTQLHGGGAQTPASVQYVASPAGNFFVVPGKSILPWDAFALFENTDSCLCKASCWAAIECVAWSFVTLADGSGQCRLANEGPTTLTVPERTDATYYFKESAVPGVYSFKVDRLLYLTPSMPLPYEDAKAFCARIPGHRLGMYKTIQQLDMLEEYWCLPGNCPATLYMYLEKTADGVVFGDGTPFSSTEIAQTGITMNAPDTYTFTFYNKRVDDNYGTSAKPFLCQANPSGVDW, from the exons ATGGCGCTGCGGGTCTTGACCGAGAAAGCGCTGGCGCTGGCGCTGGCAGTGGCGGTCGCGGTGACGCAGCTGCACGGCGGGGGGGCCCAGACCCCGGCCAGCGTGCAGTACGTCGCCTCCCCGGCCGGCAACTTCTTCGTGGTTCCTGGGAAGAGCATTCTGCCCTGGGACGCCTTTGCACTCTTCGAAAACACTGACAGCT GTTTATGCAAGGCGAGCTGTTGGGCAGCAATCGAGTGCGTTGCATGGTCGTTCGTGACCCTGGCCGATGGGTCAGGCCAGTGCAGACTGGCCAATGAGGGGCCCACTACCTTGACCGTCCCGGAGCGCACCGACGCCACCTACTACTTCAAAGAGA GTGCTGTGCCGGGTGTTTACTCCTTCAAGGTGGACCGCCTCCTGTACCTGACGCCGTCGATGCCCCTGCCCTACGAGGACGCCAAGGCCTTCTGCGCCAGGATCCCCGGCCACCGTCTCGGGATGTACAAGACGATCCAGCAGCTGGACATGTTGGAGGAGTACTGGTGCTTACCTGGGAACT GTCCTGCCACGCTGTACATGTACTTGGAGAAGACAGCCGACGGGGTAGTCTTCGGCGACGGAACACCTTTCTCTTCCACAGAGATCGCACAGACGGGCATCACCATGAACGCCCCCGATACATACACCTTCACCTTCTACAACAAGAGAGTGGATGACAACTACGGAACTTCAGCGAAGCCCTTCCTGTGTCAGGCGAACCCGAGTGGTGTAGACTGgtaa